Proteins from one Hoplias malabaricus isolate fHopMal1 chromosome 2, fHopMal1.hap1, whole genome shotgun sequence genomic window:
- the ar gene encoding androgen receptor, whose protein sequence is MFLSILEAIEPEVVNAGHDHGQPDSAAALLTSLNELGERQLVKVVKWAKGLPGFRNLHVDDQMTMIQHTWMTVMVFALGWRSYKNVNARMLYFAPDLVFNDRRMHISNMYEHCVQMKHLSQEFVMLQVTQEEFLCMKALLLFSIIPVEGLKSQKLFDDLRMTYINELDRLINYGRKNNCAQRFYQLTRLMDSLQPIVRKLHQFTFDLFVQAQSLPTKVSFPEMIAEIVSVQVPKILAGLAKPILFHK, encoded by the exons ATGTTCCTGAGCATCCTGGAGGCCATTGAGCCTGAG GTGGTCAACGCAGGACACGACCATGGACAGCCAGACTCGGCCGCGGCACTGCTTACCAGCCTGAATGAGCTGGGGGAGAGGCAGCTGGTGAAGGTAGTGAAGTGGGCCAAAGGACTGCCCG gtttcaGGAACCTCCATGTGGATGACCAGATGACAATGATCCAGCACACATGGATGACAGTGATGGTGTTTGCTCTTGGGTGGAGGTCTTACAAGAACGTCAACGCTCGGATGCTCTACTTCGCCCCGGATCTCGTCTTCAACGA CCGGAGGATGCACATCTCCAACATGTACGAACACTGTGTGCAGATGAAGCACCTGTCCCAGGAGTTCGTGATGCTGCAGGTGACGCAGGAGGAGTTCCTCTGTATGAAGGCCCTACTCCTCTTTAGCATCA tTCCTGTAGAAGGTCTGAAGAGTCAGAAGTTGTTTGATGACCTGCGTATGACGTACATTAATGAACTGGATCGTCTGATTAATTACGGGAGGAAGAATAACTGCGCTCAGCGCTTTTACCAATTAACACGACTCATGGACTCACTGCAGCCA ATTGTGAGGAAGCTCCACCAGTTCACCTTTGACCTATTTGTCCAGGCACAGTCTCTGCCCACTAAGGTCAGCTTCCCGGAGATGATTGCCGAGATCGTCTCGGTCCAAGTACCAAAGATCCTTGCGGGCCTTGCCAAGCCAATCCTGTTCCACAAGTAA